A portion of the Stigmatella aurantiaca DW4/3-1 genome contains these proteins:
- a CDS encoding FHA domain-containing protein, which produces MEAVTPGALLNDEVVFLEVLEGDTVQARHRLERFPATVGRGYTNDVILDDPKVSANHLRIERTEGGGLLVRDVGSRNGTFRLEPWAPLAELMLTPGARVAVGDTVLRFRGQSHAVETTWVSEAPVVVRRRFFEQPQLFMVALAAALVASALSEYLTSYDKTDWGELVYAVLLPAAISLFWAGAWSIASRIARRQFYFRAHGAIGSLSLLGFVCVPGFLTVLGFSFSLGTSIQWLGLLGYLVLMAWGLFWHMRYVTRWDSRRLGAVVGVVVLGFGTLVQAQELLGNEGFSTELDFPRTLLPSSLRLVPASTLEEFFQETAGLQEQVDTLAKEE; this is translated from the coding sequence GTGGAAGCGGTAACGCCCGGGGCATTGCTGAACGACGAGGTGGTCTTCCTGGAGGTGCTGGAAGGGGACACCGTCCAGGCACGCCACCGCTTGGAGCGATTCCCCGCCACGGTGGGGCGGGGCTACACCAACGACGTCATCCTCGATGATCCCAAGGTCTCCGCGAACCACCTGCGCATCGAGCGCACCGAGGGCGGTGGGCTGCTGGTGCGGGATGTGGGCAGCCGCAATGGAACCTTCCGGTTGGAGCCCTGGGCACCGCTGGCCGAGCTGATGCTCACCCCGGGGGCCCGCGTGGCGGTGGGGGACACGGTGCTGCGCTTCAGGGGCCAGAGCCACGCGGTGGAGACCACCTGGGTGTCCGAGGCGCCCGTGGTGGTCCGCCGGCGCTTCTTCGAGCAACCCCAGCTCTTCATGGTGGCGCTGGCGGCGGCGCTGGTGGCCTCGGCGCTGTCCGAATACCTGACGAGCTACGACAAAACGGACTGGGGCGAGCTGGTGTACGCGGTGCTCTTGCCGGCGGCGATCTCCCTCTTCTGGGCGGGCGCCTGGTCCATCGCGAGCCGGATTGCCCGAAGGCAGTTCTACTTCCGCGCGCACGGCGCCATCGGCAGCCTGTCGTTGCTGGGATTCGTCTGTGTACCGGGATTCCTCACTGTGCTGGGCTTCAGCTTCTCCCTGGGCACGAGCATCCAGTGGCTGGGCTTGCTCGGTTACTTGGTGTTGATGGCATGGGGCCTGTTCTGGCACATGCGTTATGTGACGCGCTGGGATTCACGGCGGTTGGGCGCGGTGGTGGGCGTGGTCGTGCTGGGCTTTGGCACGCTCGTCCAGGCGCAGGAGCTGCTGGGCAACGAGGGGTTCAGCACCGAGCTGGATTTTCCTCGCACCTTGCTGCCGTCATCGCTGCGGCTGGTGCCTGCCTCGACCCTGGAAGAGTTCTTCCAGGAGACGGCAGGGCTCCAGGAGCAGGTGGATACGCTGGCGAAAGAAGAGTGA
- a CDS encoding S1 family peptidase has protein sequence MLALLVLVTLAQVPVPIPPREPDPVAVPEQATEPSPGTGDAQETIPPLPVASLPPATHELFERIKRRVAQVRIIERRSGTKSSIGSAFFVSAQGHAITNYHVVSDLVFHPEDYTAELVRDGQQAVPVRLIDVDVVHDLAVVRFDQRMTDFFALEERPPPQGARLFAMGNPRDLGTTIVEGTYNGLVQEAFYDRVHFSGAINPGMSGGPTLTGEGRVVGVNVATMGNQVGFLVPVEHARALLTRARQIPEEGPSQETLFNSVRTQIFEHQQRVTDHLLATPLPPQTLGAYQVPGRWLPFLKCWGDTPHDAERPYSVTNYQCSSEEDLFLNSEHRTGVVSYVHQYVASTKLSTLRFATLYGEIFSSDPMLVEATRDDVTNFRCRSEFVDSGGLTLRAALCMRAYKKFPGIYDLVLRAAALPSGTQGVDTSLTLAGFSPENAQRLARRYLEGMSWKR, from the coding sequence ATGCTCGCCCTTCTTGTCCTCGTCACGCTTGCCCAGGTGCCGGTGCCCATCCCCCCGCGGGAGCCTGATCCGGTGGCTGTCCCCGAGCAAGCCACGGAGCCCTCGCCGGGGACTGGAGACGCCCAGGAGACCATTCCCCCGCTGCCGGTGGCCTCACTTCCTCCGGCCACGCATGAGCTGTTCGAGCGCATCAAGCGCCGGGTGGCTCAAGTGCGCATCATCGAGCGCCGCTCGGGCACCAAGTCCTCCATCGGCTCCGCCTTCTTCGTGAGCGCCCAGGGGCACGCCATCACCAACTACCATGTCGTCTCGGACCTCGTGTTCCACCCGGAGGACTACACCGCCGAGCTGGTCCGTGACGGGCAACAGGCCGTCCCGGTGCGGTTGATCGACGTGGACGTGGTGCATGACTTGGCGGTGGTCCGGTTCGATCAGCGGATGACGGATTTCTTCGCCCTGGAAGAGCGTCCTCCCCCGCAAGGCGCGCGCCTGTTTGCCATGGGCAACCCGCGCGATCTGGGAACCACCATCGTGGAAGGGACCTACAACGGCCTCGTTCAGGAGGCTTTCTATGATCGTGTCCACTTCAGCGGGGCCATCAACCCAGGCATGAGCGGCGGGCCCACCCTCACGGGCGAAGGCCGCGTCGTGGGCGTCAATGTGGCCACCATGGGCAACCAGGTGGGCTTTCTCGTCCCGGTGGAGCATGCGCGGGCGCTGCTGACGCGTGCCCGGCAGATCCCGGAGGAGGGCCCTTCCCAGGAGACGCTGTTCAACTCGGTCCGCACCCAGATCTTCGAGCACCAGCAGCGCGTCACGGATCACTTGCTCGCCACGCCCCTGCCGCCGCAGACCCTCGGGGCCTACCAGGTTCCCGGCCGGTGGCTGCCCTTCCTCAAGTGCTGGGGGGATACCCCCCACGATGCCGAGCGCCCCTACTCGGTGACGAACTACCAGTGCTCCTCCGAGGAAGATCTGTTCCTGAACTCCGAGCACCGCACCGGCGTGGTCTCCTATGTCCACCAGTACGTCGCCTCGACGAAGCTGAGCACCCTGCGCTTCGCGACGCTCTATGGAGAGATCTTCTCCTCGGATCCGATGCTCGTGGAGGCCACGCGCGACGACGTGACGAACTTCCGGTGCCGCTCGGAGTTCGTGGACTCGGGAGGCCTGACCCTGCGGGCCGCGCTGTGCATGAGGGCCTACAAGAAGTTCCCCGGTATCTATGATCTGGTGCTCCGGGCCGCGGCGCTCCCCTCGGGCACCCAAGGGGTGGACACCAGCCTGACCCTGGCCGGCTTCTCGCCGGAGAACGCCCAACGGCTCGCCCGCCGCTACCTGGAGGGGATGTCGTGGAAGCGGTAA
- a CDS encoding protein kinase domain-containing protein produces MGTYRIIRRLAVGGMAEVFLGKMVGAEGFEKPVAVKRILPSFGQDEAFIHLFLREAKVSVALQHGNVVQVLDLGAVKGQYYMVMEFVDGENLRALLRAARARQLSLGLREVCFITQQVADGLAYAHSRMDSTGAPLNIVHRDVNPSNVMIGSNGEVKLADFGIAKVADGHQETQAGVLKGKINYLSPEQVLSKPVDKRSDIFLLGLLLHELLAGKQLLQGTQLQIVQQLGTFNERALEPIPGVPAPLWSILQRALAFSPAARFRTANEFSSALQSFLFDHRLRVGTADIAALFGRAFPARRSPLEDLAGARGEEIHLDSRETPRAMAPPVLQPDVRAPSALAQTAVLRTTPVPIASPGRVPPAPPAARPAPEGPPRAVPGAEPPPSPSPLRPPGRQPRAGRRIGDILVARGMLPPEALEQALTLQKRLGGKLGQVLVGERLLEAEELVRALSEQSGMPHISGERLQTMPVPAELIRLLPMEMCEKLCAVPVAQRNRELYCAVLEPRDLKVMDALKFATGTISVHGLFATESAIRRAIRRFYLGEEAAELEEKSETSLNRERVLNFVERFTGRTMVNLDLDLEAEPPAAAQAPPPPPKPPPALTPAPVPIPPARTLASPGSSSRARMVLVVGDASEIVSVAVTLLLQQGIAAAESRANTAEKALALGGYDLVLVLEDAVADPPAVAARLRAAYPGMGVRSMPSLSAALLGEGGPLARLLAVHARMLESAVAMMGGSAMMAPFLVKLARRCAVRLGAGSVEESLAGTAAAALALGARMEESSHFVLPSLARVHSLVGHELPEVAEVLTAVLSGGAEAGPPPDRLALAVLAATAFVLQTQSAQPTPTEAIEALLALRKSSRLTPAALEALAQELGTGAEGTHSTAPRVVVVDNDLSTALALQLRLMAEGLGMKRVRTLAEVEQALGGAQAAILEAPLPDGDVHTLVRTLRAAPATAHLPLFLIVPREDPNGVMTGIDAGADDVLVRPVNVEVLMAKLRRAIAQQHAVQRAGGPHS; encoded by the coding sequence GTGGGGACGTACCGGATCATCCGAAGACTGGCCGTGGGCGGCATGGCCGAGGTCTTCCTCGGCAAGATGGTGGGCGCGGAGGGTTTCGAGAAGCCCGTGGCCGTCAAACGCATCCTCCCTTCCTTTGGGCAGGACGAGGCCTTCATCCACCTGTTCCTGCGTGAGGCCAAGGTCTCCGTGGCGCTCCAGCACGGCAACGTCGTGCAAGTGCTGGATCTGGGCGCGGTCAAGGGCCAGTACTACATGGTCATGGAGTTCGTGGACGGGGAAAACCTCCGCGCCCTCCTCCGGGCCGCCCGGGCGCGTCAGCTCTCGCTGGGACTGCGCGAGGTGTGCTTCATCACCCAGCAGGTGGCCGATGGGCTCGCCTATGCCCATTCCCGGATGGACTCCACCGGGGCACCGCTCAACATCGTCCACCGGGACGTCAATCCCTCCAATGTGATGATTGGGAGCAATGGTGAAGTCAAACTCGCCGACTTCGGCATCGCCAAGGTCGCCGATGGGCACCAGGAGACGCAAGCAGGCGTGCTCAAGGGGAAGATCAATTATCTGTCCCCGGAGCAAGTGCTCAGCAAGCCGGTCGATAAACGCAGCGACATCTTCCTGCTCGGCTTGCTGCTCCATGAATTGCTCGCGGGAAAGCAACTGCTTCAGGGCACGCAATTGCAGATCGTCCAGCAGTTGGGCACCTTCAACGAGCGCGCGCTCGAGCCCATCCCGGGGGTTCCCGCCCCCTTGTGGAGCATTCTCCAGCGCGCCCTGGCCTTCTCCCCGGCGGCGCGCTTCCGCACGGCCAACGAATTCTCCTCGGCCCTCCAGAGCTTCCTGTTCGATCACCGGCTCCGGGTGGGAACCGCTGACATCGCCGCGCTCTTCGGCCGGGCCTTTCCCGCGCGGCGCTCGCCGCTGGAGGATCTGGCCGGCGCCCGGGGAGAGGAGATCCACCTGGACAGCCGGGAGACGCCCCGGGCGATGGCTCCGCCCGTTCTCCAGCCCGATGTGCGCGCCCCCAGTGCCCTGGCCCAGACGGCAGTGCTGCGCACAACCCCCGTCCCCATTGCCAGCCCGGGCCGTGTCCCGCCCGCGCCCCCCGCGGCCCGCCCCGCCCCGGAGGGGCCTCCCCGCGCTGTCCCTGGCGCGGAGCCCCCGCCCAGTCCTTCCCCGCTCCGGCCTCCGGGACGGCAGCCCCGCGCCGGCCGCCGCATTGGAGACATCCTCGTCGCGCGGGGGATGCTGCCCCCCGAGGCGCTGGAGCAAGCCCTGACCCTTCAGAAGCGGTTGGGGGGCAAGCTGGGACAAGTCTTGGTCGGGGAGCGGCTGCTGGAGGCGGAGGAGTTGGTCCGGGCGCTCTCCGAACAATCGGGCATGCCTCACATCTCCGGAGAGAGGCTCCAGACGATGCCGGTCCCCGCGGAGTTGATCCGGCTGTTGCCCATGGAGATGTGCGAGAAGCTCTGCGCGGTCCCGGTGGCCCAACGCAACCGGGAGCTCTACTGCGCCGTGCTGGAGCCGCGTGACCTCAAGGTCATGGATGCGTTGAAGTTCGCCACCGGCACCATCTCGGTGCATGGCCTGTTCGCGACGGAGTCCGCCATCCGCCGGGCCATCCGGCGCTTCTACCTGGGCGAGGAGGCCGCCGAACTCGAGGAGAAGAGCGAGACGAGCCTCAACCGCGAGCGCGTCCTGAACTTCGTGGAGCGCTTCACCGGCCGCACCATGGTCAACCTCGATCTCGATCTTGAGGCCGAACCCCCCGCCGCCGCCCAAGCCCCCCCGCCGCCGCCCAAGCCCCCCCCCGCGCTCACGCCAGCCCCGGTGCCCATCCCTCCAGCGCGCACCCTCGCCTCCCCGGGGAGCAGCTCGCGCGCCCGCATGGTGCTGGTGGTGGGAGATGCGTCCGAGATCGTGAGCGTCGCCGTGACGCTGCTCCTCCAGCAGGGCATCGCGGCGGCGGAGAGCCGGGCGAACACCGCCGAGAAGGCCTTGGCCCTGGGTGGGTACGATCTGGTGTTGGTGTTGGAGGACGCGGTGGCGGATCCCCCGGCGGTCGCAGCACGGCTGCGCGCCGCGTACCCTGGGATGGGCGTGCGCTCCATGCCCTCGCTCAGCGCGGCGCTGCTCGGCGAAGGAGGGCCCCTGGCCCGGCTGCTGGCGGTCCACGCCCGGATGCTCGAGAGCGCCGTGGCGATGATGGGGGGCAGCGCCATGATGGCGCCCTTCCTGGTGAAGCTCGCACGGCGCTGCGCGGTGCGGCTGGGGGCAGGCAGCGTCGAGGAGAGCCTCGCGGGCACCGCGGCGGCCGCGCTCGCGCTGGGCGCGCGAATGGAGGAGTCCTCGCACTTCGTCCTCCCCTCGCTGGCGCGCGTCCACTCCCTGGTGGGCCACGAGCTGCCAGAGGTGGCGGAGGTGTTGACGGCGGTGTTGTCCGGGGGGGCCGAGGCAGGTCCTCCTCCGGACCGGTTGGCCTTGGCCGTTCTGGCCGCGACGGCCTTCGTCCTTCAGACCCAGAGTGCCCAACCCACCCCCACGGAGGCCATCGAGGCCCTGCTGGCGCTGCGAAAGAGTTCGCGGTTGACCCCGGCGGCCCTCGAGGCCCTGGCCCAGGAACTGGGCACGGGTGCCGAGGGGACCCACAGCACGGCGCCCCGGGTCGTGGTGGTGGACAACGATCTGAGCACGGCCCTGGCGCTCCAGCTGCGCCTCATGGCCGAGGGCCTCGGGATGAAGCGCGTCCGCACCCTGGCCGAAGTCGAGCAGGCCCTCGGCGGCGCCCAGGCCGCCATCCTGGAGGCGCCCTTGCCGGACGGAGATGTCCACACCCTCGTCCGGACGCTGCGGGCCGCGCCCGCCACCGCCCATCTGCCCCTGTTCCTGATCGTCCCGCGCGAGGACCCCAACGGGGTGATGACGGGCATCGATGCGGGCGCGGACGATGTGCTCGTCCGGCCGGTGAACGTGGAAGTCCTGATGGCGAAGCTGCGCCGGGCGATTGCCCAGCAACATGCCGTCCAGCGCGCGGGAGGGCCTCATTCCTGA